From Streptomyces asiaticus, one genomic window encodes:
- a CDS encoding alpha/beta fold hydrolase → MPHYTSYDGTELAYRVLEARDGSAGPPLICLAGGPGRDAAYLGDLGGLDAHHTLIVPDSRGTGDSPPSADPIGYAFPGLAEDLEALRRHLDLVRFPLLAHDAAAATAQAYAAAHPEPLSRLIVVSPGARLQGELPEDAREIFESRADEPWWEEAYTAVQLLPDTTDLPEMRRLLLQAAPMAYGRWEEPQRAHAESEGEQLGRVARAGFWQGVDEAGRRAVLARLREVPCPVLAITGDRDAVTGMRAGELVAESFPDGRARPLPGVGHYPWVDDPDLFRQVVEDFLAQRPTR, encoded by the coding sequence ATGCCGCACTACACCTCGTACGACGGAACCGAGCTGGCCTACCGCGTCCTGGAGGCCCGGGACGGCTCGGCGGGGCCACCGCTGATCTGCCTGGCGGGCGGGCCGGGGCGGGACGCCGCGTATCTGGGCGACCTCGGCGGGCTGGACGCCCATCACACCCTCATCGTCCCCGACAGCCGCGGCACCGGGGACTCGCCGCCGTCCGCCGACCCCATCGGCTACGCCTTCCCCGGGCTCGCCGAGGACCTCGAGGCGCTCCGCCGCCATCTGGACCTCGTCCGCTTCCCGCTGCTCGCCCATGACGCGGCCGCCGCCACCGCCCAGGCGTACGCGGCCGCCCACCCCGAGCCGCTCAGCCGCCTGATCGTGGTCAGCCCGGGCGCCCGGCTTCAGGGCGAACTCCCCGAGGACGCCCGGGAGATCTTCGAGTCCCGCGCCGACGAGCCCTGGTGGGAGGAGGCGTACACGGCGGTGCAGCTCCTGCCCGACACCACCGACCTCCCCGAGATGCGCAGGCTGCTGCTCCAGGCCGCCCCCATGGCGTACGGCCGCTGGGAGGAGCCCCAGCGGGCGCACGCCGAGAGCGAGGGCGAGCAGCTGGGGCGGGTGGCACGGGCGGGCTTCTGGCAGGGCGTCGACGAGGCGGGGCGGCGCGCGGTGCTGGCCCGGCTGCGCGAGGTGCCCTGCCCGGTGCTGGCGATCACCGGCGACCGGGACGCGGTGACCGGGATGCGGGCCGGGGAGCTGGTGGCCGAGTCCTTCCCGGACGGCCGGGCGCGGCCGCTGCCCGGGGTGGGCCACTACCCATGGGTCGACGATCCGGACCTCTTCCGCCAGGTGGTCGAGGACTTCCTGGCACAGCGCCCCACGCGGTGA